A single Lactuca sativa cultivar Salinas chromosome 8, Lsat_Salinas_v11, whole genome shotgun sequence DNA region contains:
- the LOC111917053 gene encoding delta-1-pyrroline-5-carboxylate synthase, translating to MDPTRAFVKNVKRVVVKVGTAVVTRDDGRLAVGRLGAIFEQLEKLNSRGFEIILVTSGAVGAGRQRLKYRKMINSSFADLQKPQVELDGKACAAVGQNGLMALYDTLFSQLDVTSSQLLVTDNDFKNADFRVQLSQTVDSLLDLRSIPIFNENDAISTRRAPYEDSSGIFWDNDSLAALLAMELKADLLVLLSDVDGLYSGPPSDPRSKLIHTYVKQKHQKAISFGDKSRMGRGGMDAKVKAASNAAYSGTPVVIASGYAANNIIKVLNGERVGTLFHKDAHMWIPITEIGPHEMAVSAREASRRLQALSSKERKKILLDVAAALEANEQFIMLENDADVEIARDAGYDEALVARLALKPSKIRALAESVRKLAEMEEPIGKVLKRTELAEGLILEKKSCPLGVLLIVFESRPDALVQIASLAIRSGNGLLLKGGKEAKRSNAILHKVITSALPETVGTKLIGLLTSREEIPDLLKLDDVIDLVIPRGSNKLVSQIKNSTKIPVLGHSDGICHVYVDKAANLEMAKKIVLDAKTDYPAACNAMETLLVHKDLTNGGLQELVKELEQEGVTLFSGPRVNGLVNFTKANTFHYEYNSKACTIEVVNNVDEAIEHIHSYGSSHTECIVTEDHKVAEHFLSRVDSAAVFHNASTRFCDGARFGLGAEVGISTSKIHARGPVGVEGLLTTRWVLRGQGQVVEGDKGVVYTHKDLLKATSNGF from the exons ATGGATCCTACTCGAGCTTTTGTCAAGAATGTCAAGCGTGTAGTCGTCAAG GTAGGAACAGCTGTGGTTACCCGAGATGATGGGAGATTAGCTGTAGGCCGACTTGGAGCTATATTTGAACAG CTTGAAAAGTTGAACTCCAGAGGCTTTGAAATAATTTTAGttacttcaggagctgttggagcAGGGCGCCAAAGGCTTAAATACAGAAAAATGATCAACAGCAG TTTTGCTGACCTCCAAAAACCACAAGTTGAACTTGATGGAAAGGCTTGTGCAGCTGTTGGTCAAAATGGTTTAATGGCATTGTACGACACTTTATTCAGCCAG TTGGATGTGACATCCTCTCAACTCCTAGTCACAGATAATGATTTCAAGAATGCAGATTTCAGGGTTCAACTTTCTCAAACAGTTGACTCATTGCTAGATCTAAGGAGCATCCCAATTTTCAATGAAAATGATGCAATCAGTACAAGAAGAGCTCCTTATGAG GATTCATCTGGTATTTTTTGGGATAACGACAGTCTGGCAGCTCTTCTGGCTATGGAGTTAAAGGCGGATCTTCTTGTGTTGTTGAGCGATGTTGATGGACTTTATAGTGGTCCTCCCAGTGATCCAAGGTCAAAGCTGATCCATACATATGTGAAACAAAAACATCAAAAGGCAATCAGTTTTGGAGATAAGTCAAGAATGGGAAGAGGTGGAATGGATGCAAAAGTCAAAGCTGCATCCAATGCGGCTTATTCTGGCACACCTGTTGTTATTGCAAG TGGTTATGCTGCTAATAACATCATAAAGGTTCTAAATGGAGAACGTGTGGGTACTCTTTTTCATAAAGATGCGCATATGTGGATTCCAATTACTGAAATCGGTCCACATGAAATGGCAGTTTCAGCTCGTGAAGCCTCTCGACGCCTTCAG GCATTATCAAgcaaagaaagaaagaagatttTGTTGGATGTAGCTGCTGCATTGGAGGCAAATGAACAGTTTATCATGCTTGAAAATGATGCTGATGTGGAAATAGCACGTGATGCAGGTTATGATGAAGCTTTGGTAGCTCGTTTAGCTTTAAAGCCTAGCAAG ATACGTGCTCTTGCAGAATCTGTGCGTAAACTAGCAGAAATGGAAGAACCCATTGGCAAAGTTTTGAAAAGAACAGAG CTTGCTGAAGGGCTCATCTTAGAGAAGAAATCATGTCCTTTAGGTGTGCTACTTATTGTCTTTGAATCACGCCCTGATGCATTAGTTCAG ATTGCTTCATTGGCAATCCGTAGTGGGAATGGTTTGTTACTGAAAGGAGGGAAAGAAGCTAAAAGATCAAATGCAATACTACACAAG gtAATCACTTCTGCCCTCCCAGAAACTGTTGGAACAAAACTAATTGGACTTTTGACATCAAGGGAAGAAATCCCAGACTTGTTAAAG CTTGATGATGTGATAGATCTTGTGATCCCAAGAGGAAGCAATAAACTTGTTTCCCAAATTAAGAACTCGACGAAAATCCCTGTTCTTGGTCATTCTG ATGGAATTTGCCATGTATACGTCGATAAGGCAGCTAATTTGGAAATGGCGAAAAAGATTGTTTTGGATGCAAAAACAGATTATCCAGCAGCCTGTAACGCTATG gaAACACTACTTGTGCACAAGGACTTGACTAATGGTGGGCTTCAAGAGCTTGTTAAAGAACTTGAACAAGAAG GTGTTACACTATTTTCTGGACCACGAGTGAATGGTTTGGTTAACTTCACAAAGGCAAATACATTTCATTATGAGTATAACTCCAAGGCTTGCACAATTGAAGTAGTGAACAATGTTGATGAGGCCATTGAACATATACACAGTTATGGAAG TTCCCACACCGAGTGCATTGTCACAGAGGATCACAAAGTTGCTGAACATTTTCTAAGTCGAGTTGACAG tGCTGCAGTTTTCCACAATGCAAGCACACGATTTTGTGATGGTGCACGGTTTGGACTAGGAGCAGAG GTTGGAATCAGTACAAGCAAAATCCATGCACGAGGTCCGGTTGGAGTAGAGGGACTCCTAACAACCCGATG GGTACTGAGAGGTCAAGGGCAAGTGGTGGAGGGTGACAAAGGGGTCGTTTACACCCATAAAGACCTTCTAAAAGCTACTAGCAATGGCTTCTAG